In Lotus japonicus ecotype B-129 chromosome 5, LjGifu_v1.2, one genomic interval encodes:
- the LOC130718733 gene encoding photosystem II reaction center W protein, chloroplastic-like isoform X2: MATISATITTPSITRAGLVQKRPLVISSSPVLALAKVGRVRCSMEGKPSGQESSSKMGMGASLMAAASAAAMSSPAAMALVDERLSTEGTGLPFGLSNNLLGWILFGVFGLIWAVYFVYASGLDEDEESGLSL; the protein is encoded by the exons ATGGCAACCATCTCCGCCACTATCACTACCCCATCGATCACCCGTGCAGGTCTTGTGCAAAAGCGTCCTCTTGTGATCTCTTCCTCTCCAGTTCTTG CATTGGCTAAGGTGGGAAGAGTGAGGTGTTCCATGGAGGGAAAGCCTTCTGGGCAGGAAAGCAGCTCAAAGATGGGAATGGGGGCTTCTTTGATGGCAGCTGCCAGCGCTGCAGCCATGTCAAGCCCAGCAGCCATGGCCTTGGTGGATGAGAGGTTGAGCACTGAAGGAACCGGGCTTCCCTTTGGGCTCAGCAACAACCTTCTTGGTTGGATCCTTTTTGGTGTCTTTGGTCTTATCTGGGCTGTTTACTTTGTCTACGCTTCAGGCCTCGACGAGGATGAAGAGTCTGGGTTGTCCCTTTAA
- the LOC130718733 gene encoding photosystem II reaction center W protein, chloroplastic-like isoform X1: MATISATITTPSITRAGLVQKRPLVISSSPVLGLPALAKVGRVRCSMEGKPSGQESSSKMGMGASLMAAASAAAMSSPAAMALVDERLSTEGTGLPFGLSNNLLGWILFGVFGLIWAVYFVYASGLDEDEESGLSL, encoded by the exons ATGGCAACCATCTCCGCCACTATCACTACCCCATCGATCACCCGTGCAGGTCTTGTGCAAAAGCGTCCTCTTGTGATCTCTTCCTCTCCAGTTCTTG GTTTGCCAGCATTGGCTAAGGTGGGAAGAGTGAGGTGTTCCATGGAGGGAAAGCCTTCTGGGCAGGAAAGCAGCTCAAAGATGGGAATGGGGGCTTCTTTGATGGCAGCTGCCAGCGCTGCAGCCATGTCAAGCCCAGCAGCCATGGCCTTGGTGGATGAGAGGTTGAGCACTGAAGGAACCGGGCTTCCCTTTGGGCTCAGCAACAACCTTCTTGGTTGGATCCTTTTTGGTGTCTTTGGTCTTATCTGGGCTGTTTACTTTGTCTACGCTTCAGGCCTCGACGAGGATGAAGAGTCTGGGTTGTCCCTTTAA